One part of the Glycine max cultivar Williams 82 chromosome 14, Glycine_max_v4.0, whole genome shotgun sequence genome encodes these proteins:
- the LOC100815268 gene encoding beta-glucosidase BoGH3B isoform X2 — MGAISTPLVLVLLFCCLVSVSQAEYLKYKDPKRPLNVRIKDLLKRMTLEEKIGQMVQIERSVATPQVMKKYFIGSVLSGGGSVPETNASAETWIQMVNGIQNGSLSTRLGIPMIYGIDAVHGHNNVYKATIFPHNVGLGVTRDPVLIKKIGDATALEVRATGIQYVFAPCIAVCRDPRWGRCYESYSEDPKIVQAMTEIIPGLQGDISDNSRKGVPFVAGKNKVAACAKHYVGDGGTTKGINENNTVVSYNGLLRIHMPAYHDSIVKGVSTVMVSYSSWNGQKMHANHFLVTDYLKNKLKFRIMVPFNFTEFIDVLTYQVKNNIIPVSRIDDAVRRILRVKFVMGLFENPHADISLVNQLGSEEHRQLAREAVRKSLVLLKNGKSAEKPLLPLPKKAAKILVAGSHADNLGYQCGGWTITWQGGGGNNLTVGTTILDAVKQAIDPATKVVYNENPDSNFVKSNNFSYAIVTVGEHPYAETFGDSLNLTISEPGPSTITNVCGSIQCVVVLITGRPVVIQPYLSKIDALVAAWLPGTEGQGVTDLLFGDYGFTGKLARTWFKTVDQLPMNVGDKYYDPLFPFGFGLSTNTTRY; from the exons ATGGGGGCAATTTCAACACCCCTTGTGTTGGTTCTTCTATTTTGCTGCCTGGTTTCTGTTTCACAAGCAGAATACTTGAAGTACAAAGACCCAAAACGGCCACTGAATGTTAGAATCAAGGACTTGTTGAAGCGAATGACCCTGGAGGAGAAGATAGGCCAAATGGTGCAGATTGAACGAAGTGTTGCCACCCCTCAAGTGATGAAGAAGTACTTCATTG GGAGTGTGCTGAGTGGGGGAGGGAGTGTTCCAGAAACAAATGCATCTGCTGAGACTTGGATCCAAATGGTGAATGGGATCCAAAATGGATCTTTGTCTACCCGTCTTGGGATTCCAATGATTTATGGAATAGATGCAGTTCATGGCCACAATAATGTCTACAAGGCAACCATTTTTCCTCACAATGTTGGGCTAGGAGTTACCAG GGATCCAGTGCTGATAAAGAAGATTGGAGATGCAACTGCCCTTGAAGTTAGAGCTACTGGAATTCAATATGTGTTTGCTCCATGCATTGCG GTCTGCAGAGATCCTAGATGGGGACGTTGCTATGAAAGCTATAGTGAGGACCCTAAGATTGTTCAAGCAATGACTGAAATTATTCCTGGTTTGCAAGGAGACATCAGTGACAATTCCAGAAAGGGGGTTCCCTTTGTCGCTGGAAA GAACAAGGTTGCAGCTTGCGCTAAACACTATGTAGGAGATGGTGGCACAACCAAGGGCATTAATGAGAACAATACTGTTGTCAGCTATAATGGATTGCTTCGAATTCACATGCCTGCATATCATGACTCCATTGTCAAGGGGGTTTCAACAGTAATGGTCTCCTACTCTAGCTGGAATGGCCAAAAGATGCATGCTAATCATTTTCTTGTCACTGATTACCTCAAGAACAAACTGAAGTTCAGg ATCATGGTTCCCTTTAATTTCACCGAATTCATTGATGTCCTGACTTATCAAGTAAAGAACAATATTATCCCAGTAAGTAGGATTGATGATGCTGTGAGAAGAATCTTAAGAGTAAAATTTGTCATGGGCCTATTTGAGAATCCTCATGCTGATATAAGCCTGGTGAACCAACTTGGTAGTGAG GAGCATAGACAGTTAGCAAGGGAAGCTGTAAGGAAATCACTTGTGTTGCTAAAGAATGGTAAGTCTGCTGAGAAGCCTCTGCTTCCCCTTCCCAAGAAAGCTGCAAAAATACTGGTGGCAGGAAGTCATGCTGACAATTTGGGTTATCAATGTGGAGGATGGACAATTACCTGGCAGGGGGGTGGGGGCAATAATCTCACAGTCG GTACAACAATCCTTGATGCTGTAAAACAAGCAATTGATCCTGCTACTAAAGTTGTCTACAATGAAAATCCTGACTCCAACTTTGTCAAGTCCAACAACTTCTCTTATGCCATAGTCACTGTAGGTGAACACCCTTATGCAGAAACATTTGGTGATAGTTTGAATCTGACTATATCAGAGCCAGGTCCAAGCACCATCACCAATGTATGTGGGTCTATACAATGTGTGGTAGTTCTCATCACCGGCCGACCAGTTGTGATTCAGCCATATCTATCAAAAATAGATGCACTTGTGGCTGCATGGCTTCCAGGGACTGAAGGCCAAGGTGTAACTGATCTTCTCTTTGGTGACTACGGATTCACTGGCAAGTTGGCAAGAACATGGTTCAAGACAGTTGACCAGCTCCCAATGAATGTTGGCGATAAATATTATGATCCTCTATTTCCATTTGGATTTGGGTTATCTACAAACACCACCCGGTACTAA
- the LOC100815268 gene encoding beta-glucosidase BoGH3B isoform X1, which produces MGAISTPLVLVLLFCCLVSVSQAEYLKYKDPKRPLNVRIKDLLKRMTLEEKIGQMVQIERSVATPQVMKKYFIGSVLSGGGSVPETNASAETWIQMVNGIQNGSLSTRLGIPMIYGIDAVHGHNNVYKATIFPHNVGLGVTRDPVLIKKIGDATALEVRATGIQYVFAPCIAVCRDPRWGRCYESYSEDPKIVQAMTEIIPGLQGDISDNSRKGVPFVAGKNKVAACAKHYVGDGGTTKGINENNTVVSYNGLLRIHMPAYHDSIVKGVSTVMVSYSSWNGQKMHANHFLVTDYLKNKLKFRGFVISDWLGIDRITSPSHSNYSYSIQVGVGAGIDMIMVPFNFTEFIDVLTYQVKNNIIPVSRIDDAVRRILRVKFVMGLFENPHADISLVNQLGSEEHRQLAREAVRKSLVLLKNGKSAEKPLLPLPKKAAKILVAGSHADNLGYQCGGWTITWQGGGGNNLTVGTTILDAVKQAIDPATKVVYNENPDSNFVKSNNFSYAIVTVGEHPYAETFGDSLNLTISEPGPSTITNVCGSIQCVVVLITGRPVVIQPYLSKIDALVAAWLPGTEGQGVTDLLFGDYGFTGKLARTWFKTVDQLPMNVGDKYYDPLFPFGFGLSTNTTRY; this is translated from the exons ATGGGGGCAATTTCAACACCCCTTGTGTTGGTTCTTCTATTTTGCTGCCTGGTTTCTGTTTCACAAGCAGAATACTTGAAGTACAAAGACCCAAAACGGCCACTGAATGTTAGAATCAAGGACTTGTTGAAGCGAATGACCCTGGAGGAGAAGATAGGCCAAATGGTGCAGATTGAACGAAGTGTTGCCACCCCTCAAGTGATGAAGAAGTACTTCATTG GGAGTGTGCTGAGTGGGGGAGGGAGTGTTCCAGAAACAAATGCATCTGCTGAGACTTGGATCCAAATGGTGAATGGGATCCAAAATGGATCTTTGTCTACCCGTCTTGGGATTCCAATGATTTATGGAATAGATGCAGTTCATGGCCACAATAATGTCTACAAGGCAACCATTTTTCCTCACAATGTTGGGCTAGGAGTTACCAG GGATCCAGTGCTGATAAAGAAGATTGGAGATGCAACTGCCCTTGAAGTTAGAGCTACTGGAATTCAATATGTGTTTGCTCCATGCATTGCG GTCTGCAGAGATCCTAGATGGGGACGTTGCTATGAAAGCTATAGTGAGGACCCTAAGATTGTTCAAGCAATGACTGAAATTATTCCTGGTTTGCAAGGAGACATCAGTGACAATTCCAGAAAGGGGGTTCCCTTTGTCGCTGGAAA GAACAAGGTTGCAGCTTGCGCTAAACACTATGTAGGAGATGGTGGCACAACCAAGGGCATTAATGAGAACAATACTGTTGTCAGCTATAATGGATTGCTTCGAATTCACATGCCTGCATATCATGACTCCATTGTCAAGGGGGTTTCAACAGTAATGGTCTCCTACTCTAGCTGGAATGGCCAAAAGATGCATGCTAATCATTTTCTTGTCACTGATTACCTCAAGAACAAACTGAAGTTCAGg GGTTTTGTCATATCAGATTGGCTAGGCATTGACAGGATTACTTCTCCTTCTCATTCTAACTATTCATATTCTATTCAAGTTGGTGTTGGTGCTGGAATTGATAtg ATCATGGTTCCCTTTAATTTCACCGAATTCATTGATGTCCTGACTTATCAAGTAAAGAACAATATTATCCCAGTAAGTAGGATTGATGATGCTGTGAGAAGAATCTTAAGAGTAAAATTTGTCATGGGCCTATTTGAGAATCCTCATGCTGATATAAGCCTGGTGAACCAACTTGGTAGTGAG GAGCATAGACAGTTAGCAAGGGAAGCTGTAAGGAAATCACTTGTGTTGCTAAAGAATGGTAAGTCTGCTGAGAAGCCTCTGCTTCCCCTTCCCAAGAAAGCTGCAAAAATACTGGTGGCAGGAAGTCATGCTGACAATTTGGGTTATCAATGTGGAGGATGGACAATTACCTGGCAGGGGGGTGGGGGCAATAATCTCACAGTCG GTACAACAATCCTTGATGCTGTAAAACAAGCAATTGATCCTGCTACTAAAGTTGTCTACAATGAAAATCCTGACTCCAACTTTGTCAAGTCCAACAACTTCTCTTATGCCATAGTCACTGTAGGTGAACACCCTTATGCAGAAACATTTGGTGATAGTTTGAATCTGACTATATCAGAGCCAGGTCCAAGCACCATCACCAATGTATGTGGGTCTATACAATGTGTGGTAGTTCTCATCACCGGCCGACCAGTTGTGATTCAGCCATATCTATCAAAAATAGATGCACTTGTGGCTGCATGGCTTCCAGGGACTGAAGGCCAAGGTGTAACTGATCTTCTCTTTGGTGACTACGGATTCACTGGCAAGTTGGCAAGAACATGGTTCAAGACAGTTGACCAGCTCCCAATGAATGTTGGCGATAAATATTATGATCCTCTATTTCCATTTGGATTTGGGTTATCTACAAACACCACCCGGTACTAA